In the Tribolium castaneum strain GA2 chromosome 1, icTriCast1.1, whole genome shotgun sequence genome, one interval contains:
- the Ctps gene encoding CTP synthase, which translates to MKYILITGGVISGVGKGVISSSFGAILKCCGIEVTSIKIDPYINIDAGTFSPYEHGEVYVLDDGGEVDLDLGNYERFLNITLHRDNNITTGKIYQAVIEKERHGDYLGKTVQVVPHITDAIQEWVVRVAKIPVSESGKIPEVCIIELGGTIGDIESMAFVEAFRQFQFRVKRENFCVAHVSLVPQPRTTGEHKTKPTQSSVRELRGLGLSPDIIVCRSEKPIGQNVKDKISNFCHVAPEQIISIPDLRSIYEVPVFMESHGIAEYLCSRLDLGVKLLPPMRKYMRQWIELTERIEHLKYEVNVALVGKYTRLEDSYTSITKALQHAANKIGYKVNIKFIEASNLEKAMLAEDPAAYHDAWHQLCKCDCVVVPGGFGKRGVEGKIEACKWCRVNSKPFLGICLGFQTAVIEFARNVLNFKDAHSTECNETVEHPVIIDMPEHNTGDMGGTMRLGKRTTVFKPNTQSKIKRLYGNKEQIEERHRHRYEVNPKYIEDLEKQGLKFVGVDIDAERMEILEIPTHPYYVAVQFHPEYLSRPMEPSPPFMGLILAAKDRLNSYFARGCKLSPREPQSDYYDSDDDVDHLTLKQATLYSTDETDGSST; encoded by the exons gGGAAGTTTATGTATTGGATGATGGAGGTGAAGTAGATCTTGATTTAGGAAATTACGAACGTTTCTTAAACATTACCCTACATCGTGACAACAATATCACAACCGGAAAAATCTATCAAGCCGTGATAGAAAAAGAAAGGCACGGTGATTATTTAGGCAAAACGGTTCAAG TTGTGCCACATATTACTGACGCTATCCAGGAATGGGTAGTTCGTGTAGCAAAAATTCCCGTCTCAGAATCGGGGAAAATCCCCGAAGTATGTATAATCGAATTGGGAGGAACGATCGGTGATATCGAGAGTATGGCCTTTGTGGAGGCATTCAGACAATTCCAGTTTAGGGTCAAACGAGAGAATTTTTGCGTAGCTCATGTGTCTCTTGTTCCTCAG CCCCGCACAACCGGCGAACACAAAACCAAGCCCACCCAGTCTTCCGTGCGAGAGCTCCGAGGACTGGGTCTCTCTCCCGACATAATCGTCTGTAGATCAGAGAAACCAATAGGCCAGAATGTCAAAGATAAAATATCGAATTTTTGTCACGTCGCTCCGGAGCAGATAATCAGTATTCCGGACTTGCGTTCGATTTATGAAGTTCCGGTGTTTATGGAATCGCACGGTATCGCCGAATATCTTTGCAGTCGGCTGGATTTAGGCGTGAAACTTTTGCCTCCAATGAGGAAATACATGAGGCAATGGATTGAACTCACCGAACGTATCGAACATTTAAAATATGAAGTTAATGTGGCTTTAGTCGGGAAATATACGAGATTGGAGGATTCGTACACGTCTATAACCAAAGCACTACAACATGCTGCCAATAAGATTGGGTATAAAGTTAATATTAAGTTTATCGAGGCTTCGAATTTGGAGAAGGCGATGTTAGCGGAAGATCCTGCAGCTTATCATGACGCTTGGCACCAGCTTTGCAAATGCGA CTGTGTTGTGGTTCCTGGAGGTTTCGGCAAACGTGGCGTCGAAGGCAAAATAGAAGCATGCAAATGGTGTCGTGTTAATTCGAAACCATTTCTGGGCATTTGTTTGGGATTCCAAACTGCTGTGATTGAATTCGCTCGTAAtgtacttaattttaaagatgCCCATTCGACCGAATGTAACGAAACCGTGGAACACCCTGTGATTATAGACATGCCCGAACATAACACGGGCGATATGGGAGGAACAATGAGGTTGGGCAAGCGAACGACGGTTTTCAAACCCAATACCCAGAGCAAAATTA AGCGTCTTTATGGCAATAAGGAGCAAATCGAGGAGCGTCACAGGCACAGATACGAAGTCAATCCCAAATACATTGAAGATCTCGAAAAGCAAGGATTAAAGTTCGTGGGAGTGGACATTGACGCAGAACGAATGGAAATCCTGGAAATCCCAACCCATCCCTATTACGTAGCAGTGCAATTTCATCCCGAATATTTATCAAGACCCATGGAACCCTCACCACCATTTATGGGTCTTATTCTAGCTGCTAAAGACAGGCTTAACTCGTATTTTGCTAGAGGTTGTAAATTATCTCCCAGAGAACCACAATCGGATTATTACGATTCTG ATGATGATGTGGATCATTTAACGTTGAAACAAGCTACGCTTTATTCCACAGATGAAACTGATGGAAGCAGTACTTAA
- the Fib gene encoding rRNA 2'-O-methyltransferase fibrillarin, protein MGRPGFSPGGRGGGGRGGGGFGGRGGRGGGGRGGGGGGRGGFGRGGGGGGGGRPSFGRGGGGGRGGRGGGRGGGGGRGGFKGGKTVVIEPHRHEGVFIAKGKEDALVTLNLVPGSEVYGEKRISVETDGNKVEYRVWNPFRSKLAAAILGGVDQIHMPPGSKVLYLGAASGTTVSHVSDVVGPEGLVYAVEFSHRSGRDLINVAKKRTNIIPIIEDARHPHKYRMLVGMVDTVFADVAQPDQARIVALNAQYFLKNGGHFVISIKASCIDSTAQPEAVFASEVKRLQADQLKPQEQITLEPYERDHAVVVGVFRPPPKKQQ, encoded by the exons ATGGGTAGACCAG GATTCTCGCCGGGTGGCCGCGGAGGAGGCGGTCGAGGCGGCGGTGGTTTTGGTGGTCGTGGAGGCCGCGGGGGTGGAGGCCGTGGCGGTGGAGGCGGCGGACGTGGTGGTTTTGGCAGGGGAGGAGGAGGCGGTGGCGGCGGTCGCCCGAGTTTTGGTAGAGGTGGAGGCGGCGGTCGTGGAGGCCGCGGGGGAGGAAgaggcggcggcggcggccgAGGCGGGTTCAAAGGGGGCAAGACAGTGGTAATTGAACCGCATAGACACGAGGGCGTGTTTATCGCCAAAGGCAAAGAGGATGCTTTAGTTACTTTGAATCTTGTTCCGGGGTCTGAGGTTTATGGAGAGAAGAGGATATCAGTTGAG ACTGATGGAAATAAAGTCGAATACAGAGTTTGGAACCCCTTCAGAAGCAAACTAGCCGCTGCTATCTTGGGCGGAGTCGACCAAATCCACATGCCCCCAGGAAGCAAAGTATTATATTTGGGGGCTGCGTCTGGCACCACCGTGTCCCACGTCTCTGATGTTGTGGGGCCTGAAGGCCTAGTCTACGCAGTGGAATTTTCACACAGATCAGGACGCGATCTAATAAACGTGGCCAAAAAGCGAACCAATATTATTCCAATCATTGAAGATGCCAGACACCCGCATAAATATAGAATGTTGGTTGGAATGGTTGACACTGTTTTTGCAGATGTTGCCCAGCCTGACCAAGCTAGAATAGTGGCCCTAAACGCACagtactttttgaaaaatggggGCCATTTCGTCATTTCTATTAAAGCCTCGTGTATTGATTCAACAGCGCAACCTGAAGCCGTTTTTGCGTCCGAAGTTAAAAGGTTGCAAGCGGATCAACTGAAACCTCAGGAACAGATCACTTTGGAACCTTACGAGCGGGACCATGCGGTTGTTGTGGGGGTGTTTAGACCGCCCCCCAAGAAGCAGCAATGA